The proteins below are encoded in one region of Silene latifolia isolate original U9 population chromosome 2, ASM4854445v1, whole genome shotgun sequence:
- the LOC141640913 gene encoding putative mitochondrial protein AtMg00860, translating to MVNEVAFLGYIIYGRGISVDQEKIRAMKTWTVPQTITEVRGFHGLTSFYRRFIKDFSSVVAPITECMRKGDFQWTEAAQQSFEKIKKLMCETPILKLPDFERLFKYKEGKQNVVANALSRRHSLLIVMSNKVLGFEFMKEMYKEDHSHIGRTSSQKEISAVERFSISWKQAVCTRGILQRFSDHGSPFRRARGTFWGPENPGDLTGSILLAQDDR from the exons atggtcaatgaggtagCATTTCTAGGGTATATCATATATGGGAGAGGAATATCAGTTGATCAGGAGAAGATCAGGGCTATGAAGACATGGACAGTCCCACAAACAATCACAGAAGTAAGGGGATTCCATGGTCTGACATCTTTTTATAGAAGATTCATCAAGGATTTTAGCTCAGTTGTGGCACCAATCACTGAGTGTATGAGGAAAGGAGACTTCCAATGGACTGAAGCTGCTCAGCAGTCCTTTGAGAAGATTAAGAAGTTGATGTGTGAGACTCCCATTCTAAAACTGCCTGACTTTGAACGATTGTT CAAATACAAGGAAGGGAAACAAAATGTGGTAGCAAATGCCCTATCCAGAAGGCACTCTTTGTTAATTGTCATGAGTAACAAGGTCCTTGGGTTTGAGTTCATGAAGGAGATGTATAAAGAGGATCACTCACACATAGGGAGGACCAGCTCACAGAAAGAGATATCTGCTGTAGAAAGGTTTTCTATTTCATGGAAACAAGCTGTGTGTACTAGGGGAATCCTACAGAGATTTTCTGATCAtggaagtccattcaggagggCTAGGGGGACATTTTGGGGTCCAGAAAACCCTGGAGATCTTACAGGATCAATTTTACTGGCCCAGGATGATAGGTGA